From Rhodococcus antarcticus, the proteins below share one genomic window:
- a CDS encoding methyltransferase yields the protein MRAVTERRELSSIAYGFIASKALFAALGVDLFTHLAAGPRTTAELSEATGIAAHRLETLLHALSSIGVIVAEGQSFTNAPASQRYLVRGAPSDFGEYFRLQVAQQIYPALVHLDAGLAGTGVAFDTFADLLSRPEEARTFTAAQHAGSRAAARVLAERTPLGGARTMLDVGGGSGAFSIALCARNPRLTATVLDFPAVLDVARTYRDEAGLSARIDLLPGDAVQTPWPSDQDVVLLSYLLSALGDAEIDVVLARAQTSLAPGGLLIVHDFMLDDAAPGPEFAALWFLQYLAYRSDGVSFSADALSGRLRDHGFVPAPSEVLIPETTKTILSSKAST from the coding sequence ATGCGGGCCGTCACCGAACGTCGTGAGTTGTCGAGCATCGCCTACGGGTTCATAGCCTCGAAGGCGTTGTTCGCCGCACTGGGGGTCGACCTGTTCACCCACCTGGCCGCTGGGCCGCGCACCACCGCCGAGCTGTCAGAGGCCACCGGTATCGCGGCGCACCGGCTGGAGACGCTGCTGCACGCGCTGTCGTCGATAGGCGTGATCGTCGCCGAAGGGCAGTCCTTCACCAACGCGCCTGCGTCCCAGCGGTACTTGGTGCGGGGCGCACCTTCCGACTTCGGCGAGTACTTCCGCCTCCAGGTCGCCCAGCAGATCTACCCGGCGCTGGTGCACTTGGACGCCGGACTGGCTGGCACCGGAGTGGCGTTCGACACGTTCGCCGACCTGCTGTCGCGGCCCGAGGAAGCCCGCACGTTCACCGCCGCTCAGCACGCCGGGTCGCGCGCCGCGGCACGCGTTCTTGCCGAACGGACTCCGCTGGGGGGCGCGCGCACGATGCTCGACGTGGGGGGCGGCAGCGGGGCGTTCTCTATTGCCCTGTGCGCACGTAACCCGCGCCTCACGGCGACTGTCCTGGACTTCCCGGCCGTGCTCGACGTTGCCAGGACCTACCGTGACGAGGCCGGCCTCAGCGCGCGCATTGACCTGCTGCCCGGCGACGCCGTGCAGACGCCGTGGCCGTCTGACCAGGACGTCGTCCTGCTGTCCTACCTTCTGAGCGCGCTGGGTGACGCCGAGATCGACGTCGTGCTCGCGAGAGCGCAGACCTCGCTGGCACCTGGCGGCCTGCTGATCGTCCATGACTTCATGCTCGACGACGCCGCGCCAGGGCCCGAGTTCGCCGCACTCTGGTTCCTGCAGTACCTCGCGTACCGCAGCGACGGAGTCTCATTCTCCGCCGACGCCCTCTCCGGGCGGCTGCGCGACCACGGCTTCGTGCCTGCGCCCAGCGAGGTGCTGATCCCCGAGACGACCAAGACGATCCTGTCCAGCAAGGCATCGACATGA
- a CDS encoding LLM class flavin-dependent oxidoreductase, protein MLHVATRAESLGYDAFFLAEGWGHDASVLLAEVATRTSRIWIGTGVLNVWGRSAAQMAMLATSLHEISHGRFVLGMGAGSPALAEGLHDVPFRAPVLRLAAVVRQVRALLDGERVAPAGGGRGLRLAVGPSPVPIMLAGLGPAAIRVCGEVADSWGPFLFPVSALQDGVQLLEDGAIGRTLPQVCPFIPAAVSPDPAEARALASWWVQFYLTSMGPLYATRLRQLGFAAAVDEVMSGTGHTPEVLLDELTLWGAAAAARQGLERWHAAGTDMPIVTLPPNQSVDELDYILDAFAPAVGPSP, encoded by the coding sequence GTGCTGCACGTCGCCACCCGCGCCGAATCACTCGGCTACGACGCGTTCTTCCTGGCCGAGGGGTGGGGGCACGATGCGTCGGTGCTGCTGGCTGAGGTCGCCACCCGGACCAGCCGGATCTGGATCGGGACGGGCGTGCTGAACGTCTGGGGTCGCAGCGCCGCGCAGATGGCCATGCTCGCGACAAGCTTGCACGAGATCTCGCACGGACGGTTCGTCCTTGGCATGGGTGCGGGCAGCCCGGCGCTGGCCGAGGGCCTGCACGACGTGCCGTTCCGCGCGCCGGTGCTTCGGCTCGCGGCGGTGGTCCGTCAGGTACGCGCGCTGCTCGACGGCGAGCGAGTAGCGCCGGCCGGCGGTGGGCGCGGGCTGCGGCTGGCTGTCGGCCCGTCCCCGGTCCCGATCATGCTGGCCGGGCTCGGGCCTGCCGCGATCCGAGTGTGCGGCGAGGTGGCGGACAGCTGGGGACCGTTCCTGTTCCCGGTCTCCGCGCTGCAGGACGGGGTCCAGCTGTTGGAAGACGGCGCCATCGGCCGGACGCTGCCGCAGGTGTGTCCGTTCATTCCGGCGGCGGTGTCACCCGACCCGGCAGAAGCCAGGGCGCTGGCGTCATGGTGGGTCCAGTTCTACCTGACCAGCATGGGGCCGCTCTACGCCACCCGGCTGCGGCAGCTCGGATTCGCCGCGGCCGTCGACGAGGTCATGTCCGGGACCGGGCACACGCCGGAAGTCCTGCTGGACGAGCTGACGCTGTGGGGCGCCGCCGCCGCCGCCCGGCAGGGACTGGAACGCTGGCACGCTGCAGGCACCGACATGCCGATCGTCACCCTCCCGCCAAACCAGAGCGTC